AAAATTACGATATCGAATTACAGGGCATTAAATTCGATACCATGCTCGAATCCTACTTGCTGAACAGCGTTGTGGGCAAACATGACATGGATACGCTCTCAGCACGCTGGCTAAACCACAAAACCGTTACCTTCGTAGAGATTGCCGGTAAGGGCAAAAACCAGCTTACCTTTAACCAGATAGCGCTGGAGCAGGCTGCGCATTATGCCGCAGAAGATGCCGACGTCACGCTGCAGCTGCATCTGAAAATGTGGCCGGAACTGGAAAAGCAGACTGGACCGTTACGCGTTTTCAATGAGATTGAAATGCCGCTGGTCCCGGTGATTTCGCGTATTGAGCGAAACGGCGTGCTGATCGATCAGCATATTCTGGCCAGACATTCGCAGGAGCTAACGCTGCGCCTTGATGAGCTGGAGAAACAGGCGCACGAGCTGGCTGGCGAGCCGTTTAATCTCTCTTCTACTAAGCAGCTGCAAACTATTCTGTTTGAGAAGCAGGGCATTAAGCCAACTAAAAAAACGCCGGGCGGGGCACCATCAACCAGCGAAGAGGTGCTCGCTGAGCTGGCACTTGATTATCCGCTGCCTAAAGTGATCCTTGAACATCGCGGCTTATCGAAGCTGAAGTCGACCTATACCGACAAACTGCCGCAGATGATGAATCCGTTTACCGGACGCGTACATACCTCTTATCACCAGGCGGTAACGGCGACCGGCAGGCTCTCTTCAACCGAGCCAAACCTGCAAAATATTCCGGTGCGTAACGATGAAGGGCGTCGCATTCGCCAGGCATTTATCGCTTCGCCAGGCTGTCGCATTGTGGCAGCTGACTATTCGCAAATTGAGCTGCGCATTATGGCGCACCTGTCGCAGGACAAAGGTCTGCTACAGGCGTTTGCTGAAGGCGAAGATATTCACCGTGCTACCGCGGCTGAAGTATTTGGCAGCCCGCTGGACAAGGTCAGTGGTGAGCAGCGTCGCAGCGCCAAAGCGATCAACTTTGGCCTGATTTACGGCATGAGCGCTTTTGGTCTTTCTCGTCAGCTCAATATCGGTGCCGGCGAGGCGCGGAAATATATGGACCTTTACTTCGAGCGTTATCCTGGCGTGTTGCAGTATATGGAAAATACGCGCAAATTCGCCGCAGAAAAAGGGTATGTGGAGACACTGGATGGCCGTCGTCTGTATCTGCCGGACATCAAATCCAGCAATGCGATTCGTCGCAAAGCCGCCGAGCGTGCAGCGATCAATGCGCCAATGCAGGGTACCGCAGCAGACATTATCAAACGCGCCATGATCGAAGTTGATCGGTGGCTCCAGCAGCAGCCGGATGTGAAAATGATCATGCAGGTTCACGATGAGCTGGTGTTTGAAGTGAAAGAGTCCCTGCTGGATGAAGCCTGTGAGAAAATTCGCCAGCTGATGGAAAGCAGCATGCAGCTTGATGTGCCATTGCAGGTAGAAGTGGGCATTGGTGATAACTGGGATGAAGCGCACTGATTCCGTTATCGCGTTAGACCAGCAATAAGAAAACGCTCTGGTGATACGGTTTAGCCATGCCAATGCGCCATGGCCGATCGCTAACCGGCTAAAGCAGAAGCACTTTTCTAAAGTAAGCGCTACTGGCTGAATGTGTTTTTGTGATGAAGATTACAGAAACAGGCTTTTTTAATCTGGGCTAAATGCAAAAAATGCTTTTTCGCTCACAAAAAATCGGGTAAAGTTCGCGGCGTAGGGTACAGAGGTA
The sequence above is drawn from the Duffyella gerundensis genome and encodes:
- the polA gene encoding DNA polymerase I codes for the protein MAQIAENPLILVDGSSYLYRAYHAFPPLTNSAGEPTGAMYGVLNMLRSMLLQYKPSHVAVVFDAKGKTFRDELFEHYKSHRPPMPDDLRAQIEPLHQMVKAMGLPLLAVSGVEADDVIGTLALQADKAGRSVLISTGDKDMAQLVTPNITLINTMSNSILGPEEVNDKYGVPPELIIDYLALMGDASDNIPGVPGVGEKTAQALLQGLGKMTALYENLDKVAALGFRGSKTMAAKLEQNKELAFLSYQLATIKTDVPLDLSYEQLNVAEPEVDSLLALFRHYEFKRWCSDLEEGKWLQGKRGGGFTASASAVEAAPVVEATSVLSADGYVTILDEETFDQWLKKIAACDVFAFDLETDSLDTLTATIVGISVAVAPGEAAYLPVAHDYIDAPPQLDRDWVLSRLKPILEDSSASKVGQNLKYDRGVLKNYDIELQGIKFDTMLESYLLNSVVGKHDMDTLSARWLNHKTVTFVEIAGKGKNQLTFNQIALEQAAHYAAEDADVTLQLHLKMWPELEKQTGPLRVFNEIEMPLVPVISRIERNGVLIDQHILARHSQELTLRLDELEKQAHELAGEPFNLSSTKQLQTILFEKQGIKPTKKTPGGAPSTSEEVLAELALDYPLPKVILEHRGLSKLKSTYTDKLPQMMNPFTGRVHTSYHQAVTATGRLSSTEPNLQNIPVRNDEGRRIRQAFIASPGCRIVAADYSQIELRIMAHLSQDKGLLQAFAEGEDIHRATAAEVFGSPLDKVSGEQRRSAKAINFGLIYGMSAFGLSRQLNIGAGEARKYMDLYFERYPGVLQYMENTRKFAAEKGYVETLDGRRLYLPDIKSSNAIRRKAAERAAINAPMQGTAADIIKRAMIEVDRWLQQQPDVKMIMQVHDELVFEVKESLLDEACEKIRQLMESSMQLDVPLQVEVGIGDNWDEAH